The Lolium rigidum isolate FL_2022 chromosome 1, APGP_CSIRO_Lrig_0.1, whole genome shotgun sequence region AGATGCAGGTGGAGGACGTGTCGGACACGCTGTACGTGCGGGCGTCGCTGCTGTCGGACGCGACGCGGAAGCCGGGTCCCTCCGCGCCGGCGCTGACGGTGAGCCCGGCCATCGCGGAGCTGATCCGCGGCAAGCTCGACCGGGCCCCCCGCCCGCCGCGGCAGGCGCCGTGCTGGTCCGACTGCGACTGCAAGCAGTGCCACTCGTGGAGCACGGGTGCCCGGTCCTCCCACCTCTACGTCCACGTCCAGTCCCCGCTGCCGCTCGCCGAGTCGTCTGCGACGGAGGCGGTGGTGTTCATCCACGGGTTCatctcctcctcggtgttctggACGGAGACGGTGTTCCCGGCGTTCAGCCCGGGCGCACGCAGCAAGTACCGGATGTTCGCGGTGGACCTGCTGGGGTTCGGCCGGAGCCCGAAGCCGGCGGAGTCGCTGTACACGCTGCGCGAGCACCTGGAGATGATCGAGCGGTCCGTGCTGCAGCGGTACCGGCTGACGTCGTTCCACGTGGTGGCGCACTCGCTCGGCTCCGTCCTCGCTCTCGCGCTTGCCGTCAAGTACCCCGACGCCGTCAAGTCGCTCACGCTGCTCGCGCCGGTACGTGCTCGATCACTTGGCAGTGCCGTGCCCACTACCATCTGGACTGTACATGCATTTCCCATGCATTTAATCACCGAACCTCATCTCATCTCCGCCGATCTCTACCTTCCATTAATGGAGTGGCACTCCTTGGCCACTTGGCATGTGCTGATCATCATGTAGTAACGGTTTAAAGCTCGGTGGTGGTGTAAACAGCCGTACTTCCcggtgccggaggaggaggccggcgcggcgaCGCAGTACGTGATGCGGCGGGTGGCGCCGCGTCGGGTGTGGCCGCCGATCGCGTTCGGGGCGTCGATGGCGTGCTGGTACGAGCACGTGAGCCGGACCATCTGCCTCACCATCTGCAGGCACCACCGCGTCTGGGACCGACTCTTCAGGATCGTCACCAGAAACAGGTAAACCAACGCGCGCCGACTCTGTCTTTCCTTCTCGTGTTTGTTGTTTTACCACTAAATTTCCTGGCCTTTCTATCTTTCTTGCGTGCTTTCTCGTGGAGTAGTGTACCGGTATCTGCGTGTGTTTTCTTCCCAACCACCTGACCTGTCCGTGCCTGCATGTCCCTCGGCCCCgcgacacacgcacgcacacgagTCGCCAAGTAGAACTCACACATAAAGTAGGTTCAACTCCAGCTCGACCGATCCTCCTCTAATCATCGGTCGACCGATATCTAActctagttttattttgaaaacacacTCTCGATGGCATTCAATACGCCTGAGACTGGCAGACGACCGCCACAGCTGTCGTTCATTCACATTTATGGCACCACGCGTTGTGACAGCGAATTCTCCTTCCATCTGCTCCGAAAATTTCTTCTCGCTAATCACAAAGTGTCTTGACACATGGGCACCACCAGTGCTTTCTTTATTTTtagattgttgaaaatttcaaaaCCTCGCACTTCTATGTCTTAAAAATGATGGTTAAATATATAGATTTATATATAAAAAAGGTGTGCCAAATCACAAGGCAAGATTCCCTTCTTTTATTATTGggatacacaaaaatataaaatctAGAGTATTTTTTTTGGATGCCTGAGAAACTCGGATTCACGCATTTGACATTTTCTTTATTCAGCTCAAAATAGACTTTATTTCTTGGTGATAGTTTGCACGTTGGAGGTATACATGgttttttatatatatttttacAGACTCACAAATATGCTCTTTTTTAAGAAAAAAGGACCGTTGGTTCCTATACGCATAAAATCTTCACTCCTCGTGCGGCGTACTAGTAGGTTTTTTTTTGTACTCATGAAACGTTTACTAAACGAAGAAAAAGTAGGCGAACGGGATATTAGTGTCTAGTGCCCCCTCCATTTTTATATGTAAGGCCACTATCAACAATACATTTCCCTAATGTATAAATCCACCAACTTTAATCAAGTAAAATATAGTACTTCCCCGTTTCAGTTTACTAGTCCTACGCAAAAATTGCATCCAACCATATAGTAAGAGGCACCACACATAATACGTTAAATTATCCTAAA contains the following coding sequences:
- the LOC124684986 gene encoding probable lysophospholipase BODYGUARD 1, coding for MHLATCVWQEKKAAAAGMGAAAGEWAFSRASVWALLAAAGGALNCLVSFLVFSFLDVLDPVLCVVYKVVDYAVEAEWKPCYCSAAARAGGGGGGGSAAGTLFAPPRVAAAAAGPKVVRLSSSSANKMQVEDVSDTLYVRASLLSDATRKPGPSAPALTVSPAIAELIRGKLDRAPRPPRQAPCWSDCDCKQCHSWSTGARSSHLYVHVQSPLPLAESSATEAVVFIHGFISSSVFWTETVFPAFSPGARSKYRMFAVDLLGFGRSPKPAESLYTLREHLEMIERSVLQRYRLTSFHVVAHSLGSVLALALAVKYPDAVKSLTLLAPPYFPVPEEEAGAATQYVMRRVAPRRVWPPIAFGASMACWYEHVSRTICLTICRHHRVWDRLFRIVTRNRMRTFLIEAFMCHTHNAAWHTLHNIMCLSASKMGAYLDVVSNNLSCKVALFHGRDDELLPVDCTLAVGARVPRASVTVYNNKDHITIVVGQEELFAAELEAIWNAADHRD